The proteins below are encoded in one region of Syntrophotalea carbinolica DSM 2380:
- the thiH gene encoding 2-iminoacetate synthase ThiH has translation MNFLDEFNSYDRGELAQRIMSCRAADVERALTAEHLRSADFMALLSPAAHGYLESMAQKAHRLTQQRFGKTIQLFAPLYISNECSNGCLYCGFNAANKVARRTLSLDEVEAEARILRQRGFRHVQILTGEAPRAVDNDMLAAVVRRIRPLFSAISIEVYPMEEAGYRQMVDAGVDNLTVYQETYDRDLYDKLHPFGRKKDFDWRLTTPDRGGAAGLRSIGIGALLGLSDWRVEGVLVGLHARHLARTWWRSRVNVSFPRMRPAGGGFNPLAPVSDSALVQLICALRLLIPDAGLVLSTRESSSLRDHLLPLGITQLSAGSCTAPGGYGDEGHGSEQFAIDDDRDAEQVCAMLRAQGYEPVWKDWDRTFMDRQAV, from the coding sequence GTGAATTTTCTCGACGAATTCAACAGCTACGATCGCGGCGAGCTTGCGCAACGGATTATGTCATGCCGGGCTGCCGATGTGGAACGAGCGCTGACGGCGGAACATCTGCGCAGTGCCGATTTTATGGCGCTGCTGTCGCCGGCGGCGCACGGTTACCTGGAGTCGATGGCACAAAAAGCCCACCGTCTGACGCAGCAGCGTTTCGGCAAAACCATCCAGCTCTTTGCGCCGCTGTACATCTCCAACGAATGCAGCAACGGCTGCCTGTACTGCGGCTTCAACGCCGCCAACAAGGTCGCGCGGCGCACCTTGAGCCTGGACGAAGTCGAAGCCGAGGCCCGCATCCTGCGCCAGCGCGGTTTCCGTCATGTGCAGATTCTTACCGGTGAAGCTCCCCGGGCTGTGGATAACGATATGCTGGCAGCGGTGGTCCGCCGGATTCGGCCATTGTTTTCCGCCATCAGCATCGAAGTCTATCCCATGGAAGAAGCCGGCTACCGACAGATGGTCGATGCCGGCGTCGACAACCTGACCGTTTATCAGGAGACGTACGATCGCGATCTGTACGACAAGCTGCATCCCTTCGGTCGTAAAAAGGATTTTGACTGGCGTCTGACCACTCCCGACCGCGGCGGTGCGGCGGGACTGCGTTCCATCGGTATCGGTGCCTTGTTGGGGCTGAGCGACTGGCGCGTCGAAGGTGTGCTGGTCGGGTTGCACGCGCGACACCTGGCGCGTACCTGGTGGCGCAGTCGGGTGAATGTATCCTTTCCGCGCATGCGGCCCGCCGGGGGCGGGTTCAATCCGCTGGCGCCGGTATCCGACAGTGCCCTGGTGCAACTGATCTGCGCGCTGCGACTGTTGATACCCGATGCCGGGCTGGTGCTGTCGACCCGCGAAAGCTCCAGTTTGCGCGATCATCTGCTGCCTTTGGGTATCACCCAGCTGAGTGCCGGCTCCTGTACTGCCCCGGGCGGGTATGGCGACGAGGGGCACGGTAGCGAGCAGTTTGCCATTGACGACGACCGCGACGCCGAACAGGTTTGCGCCATGCTGCGCGCCCAGGGATATGAGCCGGTATGGAAGGATTGGGATCGCACCTTTATGGATCGGCAGGCCGTTTGA
- the thiE gene encoding thiamine phosphate synthase: MTREDICGVYLITESVPDMLERVRIALANGVKVVQYRGKNDPEAKRLPMANRLRCLCGEYGAFFIVNDDPGLALACRADGVHLGQGDGSVMQARQMLGEAALIGVSTHSLSEAEQAQRQGADYIGFGCLFATASKRDTVSASLDELRLVRHVVSLPIVAIGGIHIGNAALAVQAGADAVAVISAVMQADDCKSTVCELDRQCRALI, encoded by the coding sequence ATGACGCGGGAAGATATCTGCGGCGTTTATCTGATTACCGAATCTGTGCCTGATATGCTGGAAAGGGTGCGTATTGCCCTGGCAAACGGTGTGAAGGTGGTGCAGTACCGCGGTAAAAACGATCCCGAAGCAAAGCGCCTGCCCATGGCCAACCGGTTGCGTTGCTTGTGCGGAGAGTACGGGGCGTTTTTTATCGTCAACGATGATCCTGGCCTGGCGCTGGCCTGCCGGGCTGACGGCGTACATTTGGGCCAAGGCGATGGTTCGGTGATGCAGGCCAGGCAAATGCTGGGCGAAGCGGCCCTTATCGGCGTCTCGACCCACTCTCTTTCCGAAGCTGAACAGGCCCAGCGGCAGGGTGCCGATTATATCGGTTTCGGCTGTCTTTTCGCGACTGCATCGAAGCGGGATACGGTGTCCGCGTCGCTGGATGAATTGCGGCTTGTAAGGCATGTCGTGTCGTTGCCGATTGTAGCGATCGGCGGCATCCATATTGGTAATGCTGCGCTGGCTGTTCAGGCCGGAGCGGATGCCGTGGCCGTCATTTCGGCCGTGATGCAGGCCGATGATTGCAAATCTACCGTGTGTGAACTGGACCGTCAGTGCCGCGCCCTCATTTAA
- a CDS encoding ATP-NAD kinase family protein, whose product MTGTIADGVTVGIIANPASGRDIRRLISAASGFTIAEKANIVRRLCLGMRLIGVDRVCMIPDRSGIAGTLLRDKEHGVKVLDEKWPEIELLDMRVEEKAIDTLRAVDLMVAKGVQVIIVLGGDGTHRLVANNCGSIPIVALSTGTNNAFPHFQEATVAGMATGLVARGAVPACEATQRNKVLRLEINGQCRDLALVDLCLTDDRWVGARAMWRPERVKEIFVTYAEADAIGLSSVAGLANPIPRDSGQGLHLVLCPPGQGILTVCAPIAPGLILPVGISELRILRPNEYIPVDMANGVVTLDGEREFAFRKDDKINVWLDLDGPFTIDVPRVMHVAAERGVFTWPSPYICTDNVTQGAGE is encoded by the coding sequence ATGACAGGCACGATAGCCGATGGTGTTACCGTAGGTATTATTGCCAACCCTGCTTCAGGGCGGGATATCCGGCGGCTGATCAGTGCCGCTTCGGGTTTTACCATTGCCGAAAAGGCCAATATCGTCCGAAGGTTATGTCTGGGTATGCGCCTGATCGGCGTCGACAGGGTTTGCATGATCCCTGATCGTTCGGGTATTGCAGGTACGTTGCTGCGCGATAAGGAACACGGAGTCAAGGTTCTCGACGAAAAGTGGCCGGAAATCGAATTGCTCGACATGCGCGTGGAAGAAAAAGCCATCGATACTCTGCGTGCTGTTGATCTGATGGTGGCTAAGGGAGTTCAGGTCATTATCGTGCTCGGGGGCGACGGCACCCATCGGCTGGTCGCCAACAACTGCGGCTCTATCCCTATTGTTGCTCTTTCCACCGGTACAAATAACGCTTTTCCTCATTTTCAGGAGGCGACGGTCGCCGGAATGGCGACCGGCCTGGTGGCACGAGGAGCTGTCCCGGCCTGTGAGGCGACTCAGCGCAACAAGGTGCTGCGGCTGGAGATCAACGGTCAGTGCCGGGATCTGGCATTGGTTGATCTCTGTCTCACCGATGACAGATGGGTCGGGGCCCGGGCTATGTGGCGGCCGGAACGGGTCAAGGAAATCTTTGTCACCTACGCGGAAGCCGACGCCATCGGGTTGTCTTCGGTTGCCGGTTTGGCCAATCCCATCCCGCGGGACAGCGGCCAGGGTCTTCATCTGGTGCTGTGTCCACCGGGACAGGGTATACTGACCGTTTGCGCGCCCATCGCTCCGGGACTGATTTTGCCCGTAGGGATATCGGAGTTGCGCATCTTGAGGCCGAATGAATATATCCCCGTCGATATGGCCAATGGAGTCGTGACGTTGGATGGCGAACGGGAGTTTGCGTTCCGCAAGGATGATAAGATCAATGTGTGGCTCGATCTCGATGGTCCTTTTACCATCGATGTGCCGCGGGTTATGCATGTCGCCGCCGAGCGTGGCGTCTTCACCTGGCCTTCGCCTTATATCTGCACCGATAATGTCACGCAGGGGGCGGGAGAGTAG